Genomic segment of Verrucomicrobiota bacterium:
GCGCGAAGCGTCTTGGAGTGCGGTCGTCCTCTGCTTGTTCGAATCTGAGGGATGCTCGCGGAGCGGGATGCGAGGTGATGTTCAAGTGAACGCGCCGGTCGCGGGGATGAGCCTGTTTAATGGAGGATCGGCGCGTCGTGGGGGTCGGAGATGAGCGCGGCTTCCAGGTCAAGAAAAGCGTCCAGGCGGCGGTCCGTCTCCGCCTCATCGATCGCACGCGCCATCCGCAGGTAGGTCGCGTAATGATTGCCTTCGGACTCCACGAGGCCGCGATAGAAAGCCGCGAGTTCTGGGTCGCGATCCTGAAGGGCTTCGCCGAGAATTTGGAACTTCTCGCAACTGCGTCCCTCGATGAGCGCGCAGGCGATCAAGTGATCGATGACTTGAAATGTCCGGCCCTTGCGCACGGCTCGCATGAGTCCGGTGATCCAGGGACTGGGATAAGGCTGACCGAAAGGGATGTGGCGATGCCGGAGCAAGTTGAGAACGAGTTCGAAGTGCTGAAGTTCTTCGATGGCGATGGCGTTCAGTTCGCTGACGCGTCCGTAGAGTTCCTTGTACTTCTCGAGATTGAGGGCGGTGGTGGCGGCCTTTCTTTCGAGGTGAGCGTGATCGATGAGGACTTGGGGAAGCTGGTTCAGCACTTTGGGGAGCCAGGAGGCTGGAGGCTTGGCACGAAAGAGCAACATTGCGGGCGATCGGAATGGGGAAATGCTGAGGGTTAAGCGTCCTCGCGTTCCGAGCGCAGCTCCTCGTGCCGGGCGACGTGATTGAGCAATTCGCGTTGTTCCCGGCGCGCCGATTTTCGAATGCACCGGAGATCGATCAACGCCATGAGCATGGCCAAGGCTGTGCACAAAAAACAGGCGATCCAATAGACGACGAAGGCGCGTCCGCGAAGAATCGTTTCGAACCAGGTGAAGCCGAGGACGATCATGCAACCGGCAATGAGGAGAAACAAGACTCCCAGCCGTCGACGCAGGCTCGTCCAGGGATCAGGCATGCCACTGGGATAGCGTCAAACGGGACAGATCTGAAGCAGAATTTATCGTGGACGCAGGCGTCCCTGATTCAATTTGAGCGGGAAGCTGTCCAGCGGTGCGCGCACGTTGTCGGGGCGCGCCGTTCACGGCGCTTCCGCTTGCGCCCATCGGCCGCGGCGATCTCCTCCCGCACCGTGACCCGCCCTGGGTGAATGCCTTCGCCCTGGCAACACCCTTGCCCGTTGAATCGGCCACGCCCCTTTGAAGACAGGTCCTGAGGTGGCGTGAACGCCGCGCCCCGGTGCTGCTGCGTGCAGCACCGGCACCATGTGGATGCAATGGATGCCTCGTGTGCTTCGGCACCTAACTTGCTTTCCAAGGCGAGGCTTATGATGATGCGGGAAATGAAGATCGGCGTTGCTGGAGGTTCTTCGATGAGCGGTCTGCGGCAGCGCAGCCGGGGAGCCTGGGCTGTCCTCGGGTGGGTCATGCTTTGGACCTTGCTCCTGTC
This window contains:
- a CDS encoding tRNA-(ms[2]io[6]A)-hydroxylase, which encodes MLLFRAKPPASWLPKVLNQLPQVLIDHAHLERKAATTALNLEKYKELYGRVSELNAIAIEELQHFELVLNLLRHRHIPFGQPYPSPWITGLMRAVRKGRTFQVIDHLIACALIEGRSCEKFQILGEALQDRDPELAAFYRGLVESEGNHYATYLRMARAIDEAETDRRLDAFLDLEAALISDPHDAPILH